The following proteins come from a genomic window of Populus alba chromosome 12, ASM523922v2, whole genome shotgun sequence:
- the LOC118049051 gene encoding fructose-bisphosphate aldolase 6, cytosolic has protein sequence MSCFKNKYADELVKNAAYIGTPGKGILAADESTGTIGKRLSSINVENVEENRRALRELLFCTPGALQHLSGVIFFEETLYQKTASGKPFVDVLKKGGVLPGIKVDKGTVELPGTNGETTTQGLDGLGQRCAKYYEAGARFAKWRAVLKIGLTEPSELAIHENAYGLARYAAICQENGLVPIVEPEILVDGSHSIEKCAAVTERVLAACYKALNDHHVMLEGTLLKPNMVTPGSDAPKVANEVIAKYSVLALQRTVPAAVPAIVFLSGGQSEEEATRNLNAMNKLKTKKPWSLSFSFGRALQQSTLKAWAGKTENVEKAQAAFLCRCKANSEATLGTYQGDAAPGEGASESLHVKDYKY, from the exons ATGTCTTGCTTCAAGAACAAATACGCTG atgAGCTTGTAAAGAATGCTGCCTACATTGGCACCCCTGGAAAGGGTATCCTTGCTGCTGATGAGTCAACTGGCACAATTGGCAAGCGTCTATCCAGTATTAATGTTGAGAATGTTGAGGAAAACAGGCGTGCCCTTCGTGAGCTCCTTTTTTGCACTCCTGGTGCCCTCCAACACCTCAGTGGAGTCATTTTCTTTGAGGAAACTCTCTACCAAAAGACTGCGTCAG GCAAGCCCTTTGTTGATGTCTTGAAGAAAGGTGGTGTTCTACCTGGTATCAAGGTTGACAAGGGTACTGTTGAGCTTCCTGGCACGAATGGTGAGACCACAACGCAGGGTCTTGATGGCCTTGGTCAACGCTGTGCAAAGTACTATGAGGCTGGTGCACGTTTTGCCAAATGGCGCGCTGTGCTAAAGATTGGTCTCACTGAGCCATCTGAGTTGGCCATCCATGAGAATGCCTATGGTTTAGCAAGATACGCTGCCATCTGCCAGGAGAATGGCTTGGTCCCCATTGTGGAGCCTGAAATCTTGGTTGACGGGTCTCATAGTATTGAGAAGTGTGCTGCTGTAACTGAGCGGGTTCTCGCTGCATGCTACAAAGCTCTCAATGACCACCATGTCATGCTTGAGGGTACTCTTTTGAAACCCAACATGGTGACTCCTGGATCGGATGCACCAAAGGTTGCAAACGAGGTGATTGCCAAGTACAGTGTCCTTGCCCTTCAACGCACCGTGCCTGCTGCAGTTCCTGCTATCGTATTCTTGTCTGGTGGACAGAGTGAAGAGGAGGCTACACGCAACCTCAATGCCATGAACAAACTAAAAACCAAGAAGCCATGgtctctttccttttcctttggaCGTGCCCTTCAGCAGAGTACCCTTAAGGCCTGGGCTGGCAAGACCGAGAATGTGGAGAAGGCTCAGGCAGCATTCCTTTGCAGGTGCAAAGCTAACTCAGAGGCTACTCTTGGTACTTACCAGGGTGATGCTGCTCCTGGCGAGGGTGCTTCAGAGAGCCTCCACGTCAAGGACTATAAGTATTAA
- the LOC118049052 gene encoding nifU-like protein 3, chloroplastic — translation MLNPFLSLTQKTQLSLLFKTDPVSDSCGLSSKQNAFLRGQFQFHSRHFLHFKLNRGRMKCTGVVVSPSCVLPLTEENVEKVLDEVRPGLMRDGGNVALHEIDGLVVVLKLQGACGSCPSSSMTLKMGIETKLRDKIPEIMAVEQIMDTETGLELNEENVEKALAEIRPYLAGTGGGVLELVQINDYVVKVRLGGPAAGVMTVRVALTQKLRETIPAIAAVQLID, via the exons ATGTTGAacccttttctctctttaactCAGAAAACCCAGCTATCACTTTTGTTTAAG ACCGACCCCGTTTCAGATTCCTGTGGATTATCTTCAAAGCAGAACGCTTTTCTCAGAGGACAGTTTCAATTTCATAGCAGACACTTTCTTCACTTCAAGTTGAACCGTGGTCGGATGAAATGTACAG GAGTTGTGGTTTCACCGAGCTGTGTGCTCCCATTGACTGAAGAGAATGTGGAGAAGGTTTTAGATGAGGTACGGCCTGGCTTAATGCGTGATGGAGGCAATGTGGCTTTGCATGAGATAGATGGTCTTGTTGTGGTTTTAAAGCTGCAAGGAGCATGTGGATCATGTCCAAGCTCAAGTATGACGTTAAAGATGGGAATTGAGACTAAGCTGCGGGATAAAATACCCGAAATCATGGCTGTAGAGCAGATCATGGACACTGAAACTGGCTTGGAGCTAAATGAGGAAAATGTCGAAAAG GCCCTTGCTGAGATTAGACCATACCTTGCTGGGACAGGAGGTGGAGTGCTTGAACTCGTTCAAATCAATGATTATGTTGTCAAGGTTCGGCTTGGTGGTCCTGCAGCTGGTGTTATGACTGTTCGTGTTGCCTTAACTCAGAAGTTGAGAGAAACGATACCTGCCATTGCAGCTGTCCAACTGATAGATTGA